The sequence GCCTAAACAATATGGGTAAAAGTATAGTAGTCACACCTGTATGGACATCCCATTCTAAATCCATAGACATTAAGCTGGAGTTGGCTTCACCATTGCAGCTCTGACAGCTGCCACTCTTCTGGGAAGGCTGTCCACAAGATATTGGATAAATAATTGGCACTGGTGTTGGATAATTCGACTTAGCTTGCCGATTGTTAGAATTCCTCTTAAATACAACaaaaagatttgttggatcagataTTGGTTTATTTCATCCAGGAACACtatgacacttattgagggactcgctgcacttgttggttagttgtaactgatttaactgcttgtactcgctgtgaatgaTATTATTGCTGGCTGCCCTCCAGGTACACTTCAGCACTTTCAAGGATCTTGTTGTTcaattgaaatgtgtttaacgacatgctcttctggtatcacccattggcacttatttgcttttcacaatgtatgcttcaagtTTTGGCTACcccaatgtttttggggctatctcgttgtttatgatcattgacctatgagctttttgtaaagctctctcttgtgagtcactttggataaaagcgtctgactaaatgtaaaataaatgttatttacAGTAGGTCAAGAATCAGTGCAGGCCAGTCAAGGTTTTCCCACCAAACTTAGCAAAACATTTCTGTATGGACCTCACTTTCTACATGGAGCAGGTCTAATCACCCAACATCAGTGCCCATTCCCTGTAATGCTCTTGTGGCTGAATGGAAGCAAATCCTGCATCAATGTTACATAGTTAGGAAGCGTTCTTAGAAAAGCGAAGGCAGTTATAGAAACACAGCGTAAACCAAATCCATATTTATTTTCATGATGTTGGAATGAGAGCTGTCCATATACTGAGTGGTTTCCACATAATATTGGCAATAtagtgtttgtttttaatagtaAAATATTGAATATTTCTAGTATAATTTGAAGTTTCATCATTATTTATCGTTTTGTCTGCTTCGAATCTTATTTCTTCTACTGGGCTTTGTCAGAGAGACGTCTCAGATCCAGCTGGTCAAATGAGAGGATGAACAACTTTCACTCCTGACATGTTTTGTTTTAACCCAGGAGGAACTCCAGCCTGCTCTGAAGTCCTTACAGGATCAGCTAGAGGTCTTTAATGAAGTTAAACAAACCTGTCATCAAACAGTAAATCATAATACGGTAAAAATATgtattaataaaataatattaaacTGTTTTTACATTGAAAACTCTGGTCAGCTAAACCTCTGTATGAACCCCCATGTCTCCAGGTCCAGACCCAGCACACAGAGAGGCAGATTAAGGAGGAGTTTAAGAAGCTTCACCAGTTTctacaagaggaagaggaggccagGATAGCTGcactgaggaaggaggaggagcagaagagtcAGATGATGAAAGAAAAGATTGAGGGGCTGAGCAGAGAGATAtcaacactttcacacacaatcAGAGCCATAGAGGAGGAGTTGAGAGCTGAAGACATCTCATTCCTGCAGGTCAGGACTGACTTCTCTAAGTTCATATGggatggctggctgggtgtgtttatgagtgtctAACTTCATCTTCTGTATCTCCACAGAACTACAAGGACACAGTGAAAAGGTAAGtgacctgcctcctgtctctctcttctctgtggtTGTGAACCCAACCCCACAGCAGCTCTGACTCCAGAATGTTCTTCCAGAGCCCAGTCCACTCAGCCGGATCCACAGCTGGTCTCAGGAGCGTTGATAGATGTGGCCAAACACCTGGGCAACCTGACCTTCAGAGTCTGGGAGAAGATGCaggacattgtcacatacaGTGAGTTTTTGATCAAGTAATCATCATCATATTCAATATTATACATGCATTACTGATCACAATCTGGCCCATCATGATCCTACCTGTCCATTAACATTCCATGACACGACAATACAGGCTTCCAACTGAACATGACCATTGTTACTTAATGTACTGTATTAATCTACCACATCTCATGCCAATACCAGCCTGATATGTTGAATACAGCATGATCAATGTATTCAGAATAACCATGACATCCACATACATGATATGTACAGTCATCATTACTGGGTTTGTCACGGTGTTAACTCCTGGTGGGTGAGGGTGTAAACATCAAACACTGCATCAACACAAACCTGatgtctctcctcagctcctgtGACTTTGGACCCCAACACTGCCCACCCACACTTCATCCTGTCTGAGGATCTGACCAGTGTGACATACagtcaggagagacagcagCTTCCTGACAACCCAGAGAGGTTTGATCACTATGGATGGGTCCGGGGCTCTGAGGGCTTTAACTcagggacacacagctgggatgTTAAGGTTGGAGATAGTACAGGCTGGTACCTGGGTGTGATAGCAGAGTCTGTCCAGAGGAAGGGAGTCTCATGGGTTGGAGACAGGGGGATCTGGTTCTACCATGGTGAATACAGAAAAGAATCCTCATCAGGTATAGCCACTGTTCTCACAGTGAGACAGAAAGCCCAGAGGATCAGATTGCAGCTGGACTGGGACAGAGGAAAGCTGTCATTCTCTGACCCtgatagaaacacacacctgcacacaatcacacacaccttcaccgaGAGAGTTTTACCATTCATTTGTAATCACTGCAAACTGCACTCTCTGAGGATCTTACCAGTGAAGGCCTCTGTAGCAGTAGAACAGCACAGTCATTAGAGCTGGTACCACCTCTATCTGGAACAGTACAACAGAACATTGGGTGTGTTTACAACCTTCCTGTCATGAAGGAAAACAACCTCGAACATGAGCATCCATGTACATAGAACAAAGATCAATAGGAGTGATCATATTTTAGGTAGAATTATGCTCTTCGCGTTTGACAGTATATATCAGAAGTCAGGAGTATTTTAGCATGCAGGACTAAATATGCATAACACCTGTTTATGCTGTAATGTGCATGTACACTATGATAAAACAATTGTATCTTTTTTCTACAAATATTTGCCAAAACATTTGCTTAGTCACCTTATTTAATTGTGATACTTGTACACTGCTGTTCATGAATGTTGACTGTACTAAGCTTTAGTTTCTTTGAGCTCATAAAATTTAATCTATGAAATTATGTGATAGTTTACATTGTTTGTCATCTCTCACGTTCTCCCGAGTTTGATTCATACAATTCACTGTTTTACCTCTTGA comes from Hypomesus transpacificus isolate Combined female unplaced genomic scaffold, fHypTra1 scaffold_333, whole genome shotgun sequence and encodes:
- the LOC124464261 gene encoding E3 ubiquitin-protein ligase TRIM35-like produces the protein MASSSSLPEEDLSCPVCCDIFNDPVVLSCSHSFCKACLQEYWKQRESRECPLCRRRSSRPDPPCSQVLKNLCESFLQERRQRASAGSEVLCSLHSEKLKLYCLDDKQPVCVVCQTSRKHKNHDCCPIDEAAQDHKEELQPALKSLQDQLEVFNEVKQTCHQTVNHNTVQTQHTERQIKEEFKKLHQFLQEEEEARIAALRKEEEQKSQMMKEKIEGLSREISTLSHTIRAIEEELRAEDISFLQNYKDTVKRAQSTQPDPQLVSGALIDVAKHLGNLTFRVWEKMQDIVTYTPVTLDPNTAHPHFILSEDLTSVTYSQERQQLPDNPERFDHYGWVRGSEGFNSGTHSWDVKVGDSTGWYLGVIAESVQRKGVSWVGDRGIWFYHGEYRKESSSGIATVLTVRQKAQRIRLQLDWDRGKLSFSDPDRNTHLHTITHTFTERVLPFICNHCKLHSLRILPVKASVAVEQHSH